The following coding sequences are from one Arcobacter nitrofigilis DSM 7299 window:
- a CDS encoding MlaA family lipoprotein, translating into MKKIIFSLILLLNIALASDDTKAVDFSNEFSEPKAEVFDPLSGYNRVMTSFNDKVYIYVFDPVTRGYVKVVPEVARTGVSNFFDNLLFPVRFVNNLLQFKFSNSAEELGRFLINSTFGLLGFMDPATTELHWQAHKEDFGQTLGFYGVGSGFPLVLPFLGPSNLRDTFGLVADGYVSPLNSFGDSDLKYKIPNNDEETIYWATARYLNDNSFNIGRYQDLKKDAIDLYPFLRDIYEQRREKEIKE; encoded by the coding sequence TTGAAAAAGATTATTTTCAGTTTAATTTTATTATTAAATATTGCATTAGCATCTGATGATACGAAAGCAGTTGATTTTTCTAATGAATTTAGTGAACCAAAAGCAGAAGTATTTGATCCTCTTAGTGGATATAATAGAGTTATGACATCATTCAATGATAAAGTATATATTTATGTATTTGATCCAGTTACAAGAGGCTATGTAAAAGTGGTACCAGAAGTAGCTAGAACTGGAGTTTCAAATTTTTTTGATAATCTTTTATTTCCTGTTAGATTTGTAAATAATTTATTACAATTCAAATTTTCAAATAGTGCAGAAGAGTTAGGTAGATTTTTAATAAACAGTACTTTTGGACTTTTAGGTTTTATGGATCCTGCGACTACTGAATTACATTGGCAAGCACATAAAGAGGACTTTGGACAAACTTTAGGTTTTTATGGAGTTGGTTCTGGATTTCCACTTGTTTTACCTTTTTTAGGGCCTTCAAACTTAAGAGATACTTTTGGATTGGTTGCTGATGGATATGTTTCTCCTTTAAATAGTTTTGGAGATAGTGATTTAAAATATAAAATTCCAAATAATGATGAAGAGACTATTTATTGGGCAACAGCTCGATATCTAAATGATAATTCTTTTAATATTGGAAGATATCAAGATCTTAAAAAAGATGCAATCGATTTATATCCATTTTTAAGGGATATTTATGAACAAAGAAGAGAAAAAGAGATTAAGGAATAG
- a CDS encoding polysaccharide biosynthesis protein codes for MFTLDKRVLNILVIIFLSFITFYWTFFIFHQKAQVNIILGVICIRIIVSFLIYKDYSLSWSKSTTRTFLIKSIVYLAAFVIYLPIYYGTVRFALLASELFLYLFSINFLMYSYNYFINKCRVIKDKRVVIYGAGKAGTKLSEEYRNSQYLIKYFVDDSKKLQKRSIDGIQILSKSKLKNIIQKQKYELLVIAMPSASKSRIKFIYDELSPYFKTIKILPSLSEILQEKDYSTQLKDISVEDLLARHPKDLDKEKIENFIKDKVVLITGAGGSIGSEISRQCKKFGAKQLILLDHSEFNLYQITEELNSDIVIPVMQTVRNFGFIENTFKKYKPQIVIHAAAYKHVPLVEDNILEGISNNIIGTKNCIDLSIKYEVEKFVLISTDKAVRPTNVMGTTKRICELYAQNVKSDSTEIVAVRFGNVLGSSGSVIPKFKSQIESGGPITVTHPDITRYFMLIPEACELVLQAASIGKGGEIFILDMGEPIKIVDLAKKMIELSGRENVQIEFCGLRPGEKLYEELLINDSDKNTDYESITVASSTLFDIDLLNKKIDELLISEDKIKVLKEIVPEFNHKLN; via the coding sequence ATGTTTACTTTGGATAAAAGAGTTTTAAATATTTTAGTGATTATCTTTTTAAGTTTTATTACATTTTATTGGACTTTTTTTATATTTCATCAAAAGGCACAAGTAAATATTATCTTAGGTGTTATATGTATAAGAATTATTGTTTCATTCTTAATTTATAAAGATTATTCCCTATCTTGGAGTAAATCTACTACACGAACATTCTTAATTAAAAGTATTGTTTATCTTGCAGCATTTGTTATTTACTTACCAATATATTATGGTACTGTAAGATTTGCACTTCTTGCTAGTGAACTTTTTTTATATCTTTTTTCTATAAACTTTTTAATGTATTCTTATAACTATTTTATAAATAAATGTAGAGTAATAAAAGATAAAAGAGTTGTTATTTATGGTGCTGGAAAAGCTGGAACAAAATTAAGTGAAGAGTACAGAAATAGTCAATATTTGATAAAATATTTTGTTGATGATTCTAAAAAGCTCCAGAAAAGAAGTATTGATGGGATACAAATACTTTCTAAATCAAAGTTAAAAAATATAATTCAAAAGCAAAAATATGAACTTTTAGTAATAGCAATGCCAAGTGCAAGTAAAAGTAGAATAAAATTTATTTACGATGAATTAAGTCCATATTTTAAAACAATTAAAATACTTCCATCTCTGAGTGAAATACTACAAGAAAAAGATTACTCTACACAGTTAAAAGATATTTCTGTAGAGGATTTACTTGCACGTCATCCAAAAGATTTAGATAAAGAAAAAATTGAAAACTTCATAAAAGATAAAGTAGTACTAATCACAGGTGCTGGTGGAAGTATAGGTAGTGAAATATCTAGGCAGTGTAAAAAGTTTGGTGCAAAACAACTAATCTTATTAGATCATAGTGAATTTAATCTTTACCAAATAACTGAAGAGTTAAATTCAGATATTGTTATTCCTGTTATGCAAACGGTTAGAAATTTTGGATTTATAGAAAATACTTTTAAAAAATATAAACCTCAAATAGTGATTCATGCAGCAGCTTATAAACATGTGCCATTGGTTGAAGATAATATTTTAGAAGGAATATCAAATAACATAATAGGGACCAAAAATTGCATAGATTTATCTATAAAATATGAGGTTGAGAAATTTGTACTAATTTCTACTGATAAAGCAGTACGTCCTACAAATGTTATGGGGACCACAAAACGTATTTGTGAACTTTATGCACAAAATGTTAAGTCAGATTCTACAGAAATTGTAGCTGTACGATTTGGGAATGTTTTAGGAAGTAGTGGAAGTGTTATTCCTAAGTTTAAATCACAAATTGAATCAGGTGGTCCTATTACTGTGACTCACCCTGATATTACTAGATATTTTATGCTCATACCTGAGGCCTGTGAACTTGTATTACAAGCTGCAAGTATAGGAAAAGGTGGAGAGATATTTATTCTTGATATGGGAGAACCTATAAAAATAGTTGATTTGGCTAAAAAAATGATAGAGCTAAGTGGTAGAGAAAATGTACAAATAGAATTTTGTGGGTTAAGACCTGGTGAGAAGTTATACGAAGAATTACTTATCAATGATAGTGATAAGAATACAGATTATGAGTCAATCACAGTTGCAAGTTCTACGCTGTTTGATATAGATTTATTAAATAAGAAGATTGATGAACTTCTGATAAGTGAAGATAAAATAAAAGTATTAAAAGAGATAGTTCCTGAATTTAATCACAAATTAAATTAA
- a CDS encoding MraY family glycosyltransferase, with the protein MIYLVLVVVSLFLTYLIKNYAIKKSLVAHVNDRSSHTTPTPHGGGIAIAITWFIGLIYLYFTKQIDQTLFYALLVGVIISVVSFFDDLFELSAKLRLMVQSLVSLLGLYALGGLDSINLGLFSIENHIFTNIFAFFMIIWFINLYNFLDGIDGYAGSEALFLSLAGFALFGGNHFLILAVAVLGFLIWNWHKAKIFMGDVGSTLLGYNIAIFTIYYANEESTNFWIWIILFGVFWFDATLTLYRRKKNGEKLSQAHKKHAYQRLTQSGWSHSKVVIASIFINILLFVIVYYVSNIFIAFIISLTLLYASIYFVDKKKAFE; encoded by the coding sequence TTGATTTATTTAGTTTTAGTAGTAGTCTCTCTTTTTTTAACATATTTGATAAAGAACTATGCTATCAAAAAGTCTCTTGTTGCTCATGTAAATGATAGAAGTTCTCATACTACTCCTACCCCTCATGGTGGAGGTATTGCTATTGCAATTACTTGGTTTATTGGTTTGATTTATTTATATTTTACAAAACAGATTGATCAAACACTTTTTTATGCACTTTTAGTTGGAGTTATTATTTCTGTTGTTAGTTTTTTTGATGATTTATTTGAATTAAGTGCAAAATTAAGGCTTATGGTTCAATCTCTTGTCTCTTTACTTGGGCTATATGCTTTAGGTGGTCTTGATAGTATAAATTTGGGTTTATTTTCAATAGAAAATCATATTTTTACTAATATTTTTGCTTTTTTTATGATTATTTGGTTTATAAATCTTTATAATTTTTTAGATGGTATTGATGGCTATGCTGGAAGTGAAGCTCTGTTTTTATCTCTTGCTGGATTTGCTTTGTTTGGTGGGAATCACTTTTTAATTTTAGCTGTTGCTGTGCTTGGTTTTTTAATTTGGAACTGGCATAAGGCTAAGATATTTATGGGTGATGTGGGAAGTACTCTTTTAGGTTATAATATTGCAATATTTACTATATATTATGCAAATGAAGAGAGTACAAATTTTTGGATTTGGATTATTTTATTTGGAGTTTTTTGGTTTGATGCTACTTTGACACTTTATAGAAGAAAGAAAAATGGTGAAAAGCTTAGTCAAGCGCATAAAAAACATGCTTATCAAAGACTTACTCAAAGTGGTTGGAGTCATAGTAAAGTAGTAATAGCATCTATTTTTATCAATATTTTATTATTTGTTATTGTATACTATGTTTCAAATATTTTTATAGCATTTATCATATCTCTTACTCTTTTGTATGCTAGTATATATTTTGTAGATAAAAAAAAGGCTTTTGAATAA
- a CDS encoding NAD-dependent epimerase/dehydratase family protein, giving the protein MKELLITGSSGFIGNYFINKYKNKYNIKTFSFLKDDINSLDCNGIDIVFHLSALVHQMGGASASEYKRVNVTQTLNIAQKAKESGIKQFVFMSTVKVYGEETTCKYTENSICSPEDEYGKSKFTAELELRKLEDENFKVSIIRTPIVYGYGVKANIKSLVNLTNKVPVLPFGKIENKRSMVYIGNLCHLVDEVIKQQKSGIFLASDDEPLSTTRLIELIAKNLDKKICLIKIPFFESLLKLLKPSFYKRLYGSLEIDNTITKEKLNLKNPYSVEEGIKYMIKGENI; this is encoded by the coding sequence ATGAAAGAACTATTAATCACAGGTTCTTCAGGTTTCATAGGAAACTATTTTATAAACAAATATAAAAATAAATACAATATAAAAACTTTTAGCTTTTTAAAAGATGATATAAATAGTTTAGATTGTAATGGAATAGATATAGTTTTTCATTTATCTGCATTAGTGCATCAAATGGGTGGTGCAAGTGCTAGTGAGTACAAAAGAGTAAATGTAACTCAGACTTTGAATATTGCACAAAAAGCAAAAGAATCGGGTATAAAACAGTTTGTATTTATGAGTACAGTGAAAGTTTATGGAGAAGAAACTACTTGCAAATATACTGAGAATAGTATTTGTAGTCCAGAAGACGAATATGGTAAAAGTAAATTTACAGCAGAACTTGAGCTTAGAAAGTTAGAAGATGAAAACTTTAAAGTAAGTATTATACGAACTCCCATAGTATATGGATATGGGGTAAAAGCAAATATTAAATCACTTGTAAATCTAACAAATAAAGTGCCAGTATTACCTTTTGGAAAAATAGAAAATAAACGAAGTATGGTTTATATAGGAAATCTTTGTCATTTAGTAGATGAGGTAATAAAACAACAAAAAAGTGGAATATTTTTAGCTAGTGATGATGAACCTTTAAGTACTACCAGGCTTATTGAACTTATCGCTAAAAATTTAGATAAAAAAATTTGCCTAATAAAAATACCATTTTTTGAAAGTTTATTAAAATTATTAAAACCATCATTTTACAAAAGACTTTATGGAAGTTTAGAAATTGATAATACAATAACAAAAGAAAAGCTAAATCTTAAAAATCCATATAGTGTGGAAGAGGGAATAAAGTATATGATTAAAGGAGAGAATATTTGA